In Gloeocapsopsis sp. IPPAS B-1203, one genomic interval encodes:
- a CDS encoding calcium-binding protein encodes MAIIKGTAGNDNLKGGSRNDKLYGYEGKDTLNGGAGIDTLIGGTGSDIYIVDTTTDVIIEYSGGGAHDTVQSSVSYTLGAYVNDLVLTGSSNINGTGNELDNIITGNRGRNVLRGLAGNDQLDGSNDKRSDTLYGGVGNDTLIGGNKDKLYGGTGNDRLIGSHVGFFDNPDDTIYMDGGDGNDYLYASHDAEMYGGRGNDTITGGTSVYIDGGDGDDLLDGDESTIKGGKGNDTITGNYSRLYGGDGDDVLSGIAAMEGGRGNDTLIGGDWDSGFIFSKPTDGIDTITNFAADKYHKIYVSASGFGGGLVEGELLLGQLQFGTSAQELGNRFIYDASSGALYFDADGSVGTHKQIQLAVLVGSPDLTASSIYVTS; translated from the coding sequence ATGGCAATAATTAAGGGAACTGCAGGTAACGATAACTTAAAAGGTGGTTCAAGAAACGATAAGCTCTACGGTTATGAAGGTAAAGATACCTTAAATGGTGGTGCGGGAATCGATACTTTAATCGGTGGTACAGGCAGTGACATTTATATTGTAGACACGACTACTGATGTCATTATTGAATATTCTGGTGGCGGCGCTCACGATACAGTGCAATCTTCTGTAAGCTACACGCTGGGCGCTTATGTGAATGATTTGGTACTAACTGGAAGCAGCAATATTAATGGTACAGGCAACGAACTAGACAATATCATCACTGGTAATAGGGGTAGAAATGTTTTAAGAGGTCTTGCTGGTAACGATCAGCTTGATGGTAGTAATGACAAGCGCAGCGATACACTTTATGGCGGAGTTGGTAACGACACGCTGATAGGTGGTAACAAAGATAAACTTTATGGAGGAACTGGAAACGATCGCTTAATTGGCAGCCACGTCGGATTTTTTGATAACCCAGACGACACAATATATATGGATGGTGGTGACGGCAATGACTACCTCTATGCTAGTCATGATGCTGAAATGTATGGTGGTAGAGGTAACGACACTATCACTGGTGGTACTTCAGTTTACATTGATGGTGGCGACGGCGATGATTTACTCGATGGTGATGAAAGTACTATAAAGGGTGGCAAAGGTAACGATACTATAACAGGAAATTACAGTAGACTTTATGGTGGTGATGGTGACGATGTTTTAAGTGGAATTGCTGCAATGGAAGGTGGTCGGGGTAATGATACTCTGATCGGAGGCGATTGGGATAGCGGCTTTATTTTCAGTAAACCAACTGATGGAATAGATACAATTACCAACTTTGCAGCAGATAAGTATCACAAAATTTATGTTTCTGCAAGTGGTTTTGGCGGTGGACTTGTAGAAGGAGAATTGTTACTAGGACAGTTGCAATTTGGTACTTCAGCACAAGAACTTGGCAATCGCTTTATTTATGACGCATCCTCTGGTGCGCTGTATTTTGATGCTGATGGTAGTGTAGGTACACACAAGCAAATACAATTAGCAGTATTAGTTGGCTCTCCAGATTTAACTGCTAGTAGTATTTATGTTACGAGCTAG